The Mucilaginibacter gracilis genomic interval TACGTTTGGGGGATCGTGAAATTCATGAGCTATTGCCGCACCCACTTTTTATAGATAGTAATGTGGTGGGCCGGGACGGTTGAATCGAGCCGATAGTGTCTAGTTCAGATCCTATATTGACGTTATTGGCGGACACTACTGGAAAACGGTAAAATCTATAATGCGAGCACTATTCAATTAATGCAGGCTGATTACCCGCGTGATTTTCCAGGACCCGTTTTCTTTTTTCCAGACATGCACGAATCGGGCGTAGGTGGAGTTAGGGCCGGTGTCATGGATGCTATGGAACCGGTGATAACCCATCTCGACCGCGCCATAGTCTTTGATCGGGTAAACTTCGATACTCCCTTTCAGTAATTCGCGGGTGACCTGCCCACAAATGTTTTTTTTATAAGCATCCGTAAGTTGCTTTTTGGACGTAACTAAGCCGCCCTGGTCATGAAAAAACTCCATGTCCTCCGATAATAGACTGTCCTGCACATCAATCTTGCAGTGGTTGTAACTGTCCTCCCATAAGCTGTCCATCCGAACGATTTCCTGATAGAGCTCCTTTGATACGGGCTTATAAACCGGATACGGGTT includes:
- a CDS encoding nuclear transport factor 2 family protein codes for the protein MTTKKNTLFSLLLILIMASAFRTKAQNNPYPVYKPVSKELYQEIVRMDSLWEDSYNHCKIDVQDSLLSEDMEFFHDQGGLVTSKKQLTDAYKKNICGQVTRELLKGSIEVYPIKDYGAVEMGYHRFHSIHDTGPNSTYARFVHVWKKENGSWKITRVISLH